One window of Nicotiana tomentosiformis chromosome 11, ASM39032v3, whole genome shotgun sequence genomic DNA carries:
- the LOC138902063 gene encoding uncharacterized protein, which translates to MPEDDQRRLERFGRLQPPPFSGIEREDAQEFLDRWWETYEKRRSVGAAPLTWQQFSVLFLEKFVPESCRDELHRQFEQLHQGEMSVTQYEMRFSELARHAIEMVRGQERTEREAKRPRGQGDFSGSPQGGQFQQDQFQQSQSSFSALPAQGSHYAPPAQVSSGNSFGHQEQQFRQRRGCFECGDFGHIARYCSRLLGGTPQQSIRPTALAPVPPPLSQLAKGGVQSARGGA; encoded by the exons atgcctgaggatgatcagcgcaggttggagaggtttgggagacttcaaccgccacctttcagtggcatagagagagaggacgctcaggaATTCTTGGAccg atggtgggagacttacgagaagCGTAGGTCTgttggtgcagcaccccttacttggcagcagttctccgttctctttctggagaagtttgtacctgaGTCCTGCAGAGATGAGCTgcacaggcagtttgagcagcttcaccagggtgagatgtctgttacacagtatgagatgcggttctccgagttagctcgtcatgcg attgagatggttcgaggtcaggagaggactgagagggaggctaagaggcctcgtggtcagggtgatTTCAGTGGTTCTCCTCAGGGAGGTCAGTTTCAACAGGACCAGTTTCAGCAgagtcagtcatcattcagtgcattgccagcgcagggttctcattatgccccgcccgctcaggtatcatcgggtaattcttttgggcatcaggagcagcagtttcgtcagaggaggggttgtttcgagtgcggggattttgGTCACATTGCGAGATATTGCTCTAGGCtgttgggtgggactccacagcAAAGTATTCGGCCAACGGCACtagcaccagttcctccaccacttTCCCAACTAGCTAAGGGTGGAGTTCAGTCAGCTAGGGGCGGAGCCTAG